From Rhinatrema bivittatum chromosome 5, aRhiBiv1.1, whole genome shotgun sequence, the proteins below share one genomic window:
- the LOC115091461 gene encoding olfactory receptor 51A4-like encodes MSTFSNTSFSPIFLLTGIPGLEEAHIWLSIPFSVMYIIAILGNSVILFVIQTEQSLHEPMYLFLSMLAITDLGLSLSTLPTVLSIFWFNFQKIYFDACLIQMFFIQSLSVIESAVLLAMAFDRFIAISYPLRYASILTNPRIAKIGIAIVVRGTVILAPLIIRLKLLPFCGTNVLSHSYCLHQDVMKHACAGTTMFNIIYGLAVALYTMTDAVLIVVSYIMIIKTMLGIASKKERLKAFNTCVSHICAVLIFYIPMIGLSMIHRFGKDAAPFIQTLMANVYIFAPPFLNPIIYSIKTKQIRIGIIYK; translated from the exons ATGTCAACATTTAGTAACACCAGCTTCTCTCCTATTTTCCTGCTGACCGGCATCCCAGGGCTGGAAGAGGCACACATCTGGCTTTCCATCCCTTTCAGTGTTATGTACATTATTGCAATCCTAGGGAATTCCGTTATTCTGTTTGTCATTCAGACCGAGCAGAGCCTCCATGAACCCATGTACCTCTTCCTCTCCATGCTAGCCATCACTGACCTGGGCCTGTCCTTGTCGACATTACCCACTGTGCTCAGCATATTTTGGTTCAACTTCCAAAAAATCTATTTTGATGCCTGTCTAATCCAGATGTTTTTTATTCAATCATTGTCAGTTATAGAATCTGCAGTGCTCTTGGCCATGGCCTTTGATCGCTTTATCGCCATCTCTTATCCCCTGAGATATGCCTCCATACTAACAAACCCAAGAATAGCAAAAATTGGGATTGCAATTGTAGTCAGAGGCACAGTCATCCTTGCGCCATTGATCATACGCCTGAAACTTTTACCATTCTGTGGAACCAATGTGCTCTCTCATTCCTACTGCTTGCATCAAGACGTCATGAAGCACGCCTGTGCGGGCACAACAATGTTCAATATTATCTATGGTTTAGCAGTTGCTCTTTACACAATGACAGATGCTGTTCTGATTGTGGTCTCTTACATCATGATTATTAAGACCATGCTGGGCATTGCATCGAAAAAGGAACGTCTCAAGGCATTTAATACCTGTGTGTCGCATATCTGCGCTGTCTTAATCTTCTATATCCCAATGATTGGCCTGTCCATGATTCACAGATTTGGGAAAGATGCAGCTCCTTTCATCCAGACACTAATGGCCAATGTCTACATCTTCGCGCCGCCTTTCTTGAATCCGATCATTTATAGCATAAAAACTAAACAGATCCGCATAGGG atcatttataaa
- the LOC115091462 gene encoding olfactory receptor 51G2-like, giving the protein MSTFSNTSFSPSIFLLTGIPGLEEAHIWLSIPFSVMYIIAILGNSTILFVIQTEQSLHEPMYLFLSMLAITDLGLSLSTLPTVLSIFWFNFQNIYFDACLIQMFFIHSLSIIESAVLLAMAFDRFVAITYPLRYASILTNPRIAKIGIAITVRATFTLTPLIIRLKLLPFCGTNVLSHSYCLHQDVMKHACAGTTMFNIMYGLAVALCTMSLDAVLIVLSYIMIIKTMLGIASEKERLKAFNTCVSHICAVLIFYIPMIGLSMIHRFGKDAAPFIQTLMANIYLFVPPVLNPIIYSIKTKQIRIGIIYK; this is encoded by the exons ATGTCAACATTTAGTAACACCAGCTTCTCTCCTTCTATTTTCCTGCTGACCGGCATCCCAGGGCTGGAAGAGGCACACATCTGGCTTTCCATCCCTTTCAGTGTTATGTACATTATTGCAATCCTAGGGAATTCCACTATTCTGTTTGTCATTCAGACCGAGCAGAGCCTCCATGAACCCATGTACCTCTTCCTCTCCATGCTAGCCATCACTGACCTGGGCCTGTCCTTGTCGACATTACCCACTGTGCTCAGCATATTTTGGTTCAACttccaaaacatttattttgatGCCTGTCTGATCCAGATGTTCTTTATTCACTCATTGTCTATCATAGAATCTGCAGTGCTCTTGGCCATGGCCTTTGATCGCTTTGTTGCCATCACTTATCCCCTGAGATATGCCTCCATACTAACAAACCCAAGAATAGCAAAAATTGGGATTGCAATTACAGTCAGAGCCACATTTACTCTCACACCACTAATCATACGCCTGAAACTTTTACCATTCTGTGGAACCAATGTGCTCTCTCATTCCTACTGCTTGCATCAAGACGTGATGAAGCACGCCTGTGCGGGCACGACGATGTTCAATATTATGTATGGTTTAGCTGTTGCTCTTTGTACAATGTCATTAGATGCTGTTCTGATTGTGCTGTCTTACATCATGATTATTAAGACCATGCTGGGCATTGCATCAGAAAAAGAACGTCTCAAGGCATTTAACACCTGTGTGTCCCATATCTGCGCTGTCTTAATCTTCTATATCCCAATGATTGGCCTGTCCATGATTCACAGGTTTGGGAAAGACGCAGCTCCTTTCATCCAGACACTAATGGCCAACATCTACCTCTTTGTTCCACCTGTCTTGAATCCGATCATTTAtagcataaaaacaaaacagatccgCATAGGG atcatttataaa